The Flavobacterium sp. M31R6 nucleotide sequence GGATTAGGAAAACCTGTTTTATAGTCCAACAAAAAAACTTCTTTCGCCCTATTTATTACTATTCGGTCTGGCTTGACTGTACCACCCTCTTTTTGAATAATCGTTTTTTCGTTCAAGACCTCATTCCCTTCCGCAAAATGATCCAATAAATCTCGATGGTTAACTATTTCAATAATAGCATTATGAACAATGTCTTTTTGAAATATCGTAATTAATCCGTTTTCAATTGCTTTATTAATTGCCAATTCCACATCGCTTTTGGTAGCTACAAAAGAAAGAATTTCGTGTATCACATTACCAAACTCAATAGCTTCTTGTTGATGCGTTCCCCACATCAATGCTTCCCTTTGGGCAATTTTTATATTTTTAGGATTCAACACATCTGAAACAACAGGGATATTTTTGGAAGTATCAATATGTTTCGTTTTTTCAGATAATTTAGTTTGATCTCCAAATTTATATTCGAGTTGGTTTTCATCATAAAGCCCTTGTTGAATCAAATATTTTATAAAAAATGAAGCCATATTGCTCGGATATTCACCGTCTTTTCTGGGTTTTACATTTTGAGAAATAACATACAGTTGTTCCTCTGCTCTGGTTAAAGCCACATACAATACGTTAATATTATCCAACAATTCTTCTTGTTTCTTTAAATTATAAACTGCCGAAGCTTCTTCTCCAAATTCTTCAATAGCACTACTGTTATCCACCAACACTTTCGGCATGTCAAAATCTTGCTCTTCCGAATTAAGCCATAACTTATCTTTCGGTTTTCTATTATAATCTTCTTCAGCAAAAGGCATAATAACTATTGGAAATTCTAATCCCTTTGATTTATGAATAGTCATAATCCGAACTGCATTCGTCCCTTCCGGAGAAGGAATGCTGAATTTCTCCGAGTTTTTATTCCAATAATTCAGAAAATCTGAAATTCCGGCTTGATTACGAACATCTCTTTCTAAAACAATGTCTAGAAAATACTGAACATAAGCCGTTGCCGATGATTGAATTTTTGAATTTTCATCTCTCTTTAGAAACTTCGAAATAATTATTTCAACAGCTTCATACAATGATTTTTTTCTAATGTTTTGAAATGATAGTTCTATATTACAGTTTTCAAGCCATTTCTCGAAAGTCACTTCCTCTTTCAACTCCATTCCTTTGGCTATAAAATCGTGAACAGGCAATTCATTTTGTTTGTTTTGTGCCAAATATTGCAAAAAGTTAGCCTTTGATTCCAAATCCGAACTATTCTTCAAATATTTTAAAATGTGAATAATCAATCGGACTTCGGTCGCATTTTGAATCATCAATGTTTCGGAAGACAAAAGCGGAACACTTTGTTCCGTCAAATAATTGGCAACTGCAATTCCTTGGCTTCTTTTTCGAGTCAGAATCACAATGTCTTTATATTCAAAACCTTCTTTTACAACTTTTTGAATAGTATTTAGCGTAGCCAAAACATACAAAGCCGTTTTGTCCAATGTCTCTTCATCCTCTTCTGCCGATTCAATTTCTGGTAAAAAAGAAATATTCACATAACCGCCTACTTTATTATTTATCTTTTGACGGCTATGATTTTCGTATAAATCTTTATAATCGACATTGCTAAACTCATTGGACAATAATTGAAAAAAGTCATTATTGAATTCAATCACTTGAGAATAACTTCTGTAATTCTTGTCTAAATGCTCTAGTTTTTTTTCCGGGTTGCTAAAAGGGTTTTGGTCTTTACTTAACTCTATAAACTGTTCTGCTTTACCGCCACGCCAGCGGTAAATAGATTGTTTTGGATCGCCCACAATCATCAAAGTTCCTTTTTGACCCGAATCATCTTGTCCTGCAAGCGCATTATCAATAAGCGGAATCAGGTTTTGCCATTGCATTTCGGAAGTATCTTGAAATTCGTCAATAAAAAAATGACTATACTTTTCACCTAATCGTTCATATATAAAAGGAGCGGGCTGATTTTGGATTTCGCGATGAATAATTGCGTTGAACTCGGTTATCGAAAGTACGTTTTGTTCGTTTTGAATTTTTGTCAATTCATTACTAACGGTATTCAATAACGATAAAGGCGTGATGTTTTTCAAAAAGGCTTTATAGAAATTTCGCTTTTCGAAGTTTTTATAAATTTCTGAAAGACTTTGCAACAAATCGGGAATGATGTTTTCGATTAACGCTCTATCTTTTGCTGTTTTATTGATGGCAATATCATCAAACTCCCAAAACATTTTATTTTTTGAGTTGAATTTTCCATCAGTAATACTTTGAAGATGATTAGGAAAAGTTCCTCTGGAAAATGATTTTAAATCAATTGCATTTTTATCAATTAGCAATAATAATTCACTAGCAAGATTTGCATTTTCTTTTTCTAAAGCTGCACAGACTTGAATTAATTTTTCTTTTACGGCTATAAAATCACCGATTGATTTGTCGTGAAAATGAGTAATTTCATTTCGGTTATTTTCATTCAGTACTAATTTTCCTGTTTCCAAAATTTCACGCGAAATATCCCAAGATTTGTCATCATCGGTTTTTTCCATCGTGAAATCGATGAGTAATTTAGTCAAAGTTTCATCTTCACCGGCTTGTGCAATAATGGCGTCAACCGCTTCGATTAATAGATTTTCGGTATCTAAGGTAACCTCGAAAGTCATTGGTAATCCCAAATCGTGTGCAAAAGCACGAATTACTTTGTGTGTGAATTTGTCAATCGTGGATATATCAAAAGCAGCATAATTATGAATAATGTGCTTAATGATTTGTTGAGATTTGATTTTTATTTGAATAATGGAAAGTCCTGTGTCAACGGATAGGTCCTGCATTAAATCCGAAGCTTTGGAATTAGGTTCCTCTTTGGCAAATTCGGATAAACTGCCAACAATTCGGCTTTTCATTTCGTGCACCGCTTTGTTGGTAAACGTTATTGCCAGAATGTTTCGGTAAGCATCATTCTTATTTGCTGTTAGAATTATTTTAAGGTATTCTTTTACAAGAGCATAAGTTTTACCAGAACCTGCGGAAGCGTCATATATAGCGAAAGAAGGTCTTTCCATTTCGATTTTTGATTTCTGATTAACGATTATTGATTTCTGATTTTCACTAATGCTTCTTAAAATGCCTAATGCCCTAGCCCTGATAGTCGAATTGCTCTCGCAATTACCTATTTCTTGCTCCTTTAGCAAGAAAAAGATACAAGCGGATAGCAGGAAAGAGCTCCTGATTACTCGGATTTAAAAAATAAGAATTGTATTATCATTTTATTTGATGAAATTATAACGAAATAGAATTTTCAATTCCAAAGTTAAATGTTTAATTTTGAATAAAATATTTATAAATCATTAAACAACTATATTATGGCTTTTGAATTACCACAATTACCTTATGCGTATGACGCATTAGAACCTCATATTGATGCTCGTACAATGGAAATTCACCATTCAAAGCATCACAATGCTTATACGACAAATTTGAATGCAGCTATCGCTGGAACTGATTTGGAAGGAAAAACAATTGAGAACATCTTAATTAACCTAGATAAAACGAATGCTGCGGTTCGCAATAATGGTGGTGGATTTTACAATCACAACTTGTTCTGGACTGTTATGTCTCCAAATGGAGGTGGATTACCAACTGGTGAATTGCTAGAAGCTATTGAAAGTTCTTTTGGGACTTTTGAAGAATTTAAAGCAAAATTTGCTAAAGCCGGAGCTACACAATTTGGTTCTGGATGGGCTTGGTTATGTGTACAAAAAGGTGGGAAACTTGACATTTGCGGAACTCCAAATCAAGACAATCCATTGATGCCGGAAGTAGGTTGTGGTGGAACTCCAATTTTAGGAATGGATGTTTGGGAACATGCTTATTACTTACATTACCAAAACAGAAGACCAGATTATATTGAAGCTTTCTTCAATGTGATTAACTGGACAGAAGTATCTAGACGTTTTGCTTTAGAAAAATAAGAATAAAGATAAAATTCATATATGATAGACGAATAGACTGAAAAGTTTATTCGTCTATTTTTTTTGATCTATACGTTTATCATTTTTCTATTTCGCAACTACTATTTTGTTTTTGGGACTTTATTCCAATAAAAAAGGCGAAATTTTACTTTCGCCCTTTTTGCCCCAAATCTACCATAAACTTAACCTACTAAAAATTATGGTACTCAAATATACTTTGAACTTAACTAGTATAAAATTATTTTCGATGAAAACCCTAAATATTCGATAAATTACTAATTAATTGATTTTCAGTATTTTAAATTGATTTTATTCCAATAAAAAAGGTGAAATTTTACTTTCACCCTTTTTGCCCCAAATCTACCATAAACTTAACCTACTAAAATTATGGTACTCAAATGTACGTCGATAATCACTTTATTGAAAATATTTTCGATGAATGCCACAAATAAACGATTATTAGCTAATTTGTTGATTTTCAGAATATTTAACTTGTTATTTTACTCTTAATTTATCCAAATAAAACTTGATTTTATTCCAATAAAAAAGGTGAAATGTTACTTTCACCCTTTTTGCCCCAAATCTACCATAAACTTAACCTACTAAAAATTATGGTAGTCAAATATACTTTGACATTTGTTACTTTTAAAATATATTCGATAAATTCCCTAAATACTCGTTAATTGGATAATTTATTGATTTTCAATATATTTAACTTATTATTTTGGTTTCAATTTATCCGTAAAAAAAGAAACCTTGACTTTATTCCAATAAAAAAGGTGAAATGTTACTTTCACCCTTTTTGCCCCAAATCTACCATAAACTTAACCTACTAAAATTATGGTAGGCGAATATACTTTGAGATTTACAACTTTGAAAATAAAGTCGACAAAACACACACAAACCCGTTTATCGGTAAAGTAAATTAATATGCTCTTGCGTCTTTTCCTTCATAAAAATTCATGAAAGCCCTGTTAACCACACGATTACCTCCTGGAGTAGGATAATCACCAGTAAAATACCAATCCCCTAAATTTTTTGGACAAGCTACATGTAAATCCTCTACCGTTTGGAAAATAATTTTTACTTCTGCATTAATTTCTGGTGAACTTAGCATTTCGGCTATTTTATCTGAAACCTCTTGAGCAGTAAACGGTTCATATATCGCTGTAACGTAATTTACAACGTCATTATCGTGGTAATTTTCCTGAGCTTTACACTTAGCATAAACATCATCAACGATATGGTATAAATTTCTTTCTTTCAACAACTCCAATGCAGCTCTAAAAGCAACAAGTCCTTCCAGTTTTGCCATATCAATTCCATAACAATCCGGGAATCTTATTTGTGGTGCAGAGGATACAATAACAATTCTTTTTGGATTCAAACGATCCATCATTTTGATAATACTCATTTTAAGAGTTGTACCTCTTACAATACTGTCATCAATTATTACAAGATTGTCGGTTGGCTTTATTACACCATAAGTAACATCATAAACGTGAGCCACTAAATCATCTCTACTACTGTCTTCGGTAATAAAGGTTCTCAA carries:
- a CDS encoding exodeoxyribonuclease V subunit beta, giving the protein MERPSFAIYDASAGSGKTYALVKEYLKIILTANKNDAYRNILAITFTNKAVHEMKSRIVGSLSEFAKEEPNSKASDLMQDLSVDTGLSIIQIKIKSQQIIKHIIHNYAAFDISTIDKFTHKVIRAFAHDLGLPMTFEVTLDTENLLIEAVDAIIAQAGEDETLTKLLIDFTMEKTDDDKSWDISREILETGKLVLNENNRNEITHFHDKSIGDFIAVKEKLIQVCAALEKENANLASELLLLIDKNAIDLKSFSRGTFPNHLQSITDGKFNSKNKMFWEFDDIAINKTAKDRALIENIIPDLLQSLSEIYKNFEKRNFYKAFLKNITPLSLLNTVSNELTKIQNEQNVLSITEFNAIIHREIQNQPAPFIYERLGEKYSHFFIDEFQDTSEMQWQNLIPLIDNALAGQDDSGQKGTLMIVGDPKQSIYRWRGGKAEQFIELSKDQNPFSNPEKKLEHLDKNYRSYSQVIEFNNDFFQLLSNEFSNVDYKDLYENHSRQKINNKVGGYVNISFLPEIESAEEDEETLDKTALYVLATLNTIQKVVKEGFEYKDIVILTRKRSQGIAVANYLTEQSVPLLSSETLMIQNATEVRLIIHILKYLKNSSDLESKANFLQYLAQNKQNELPVHDFIAKGMELKEEVTFEKWLENCNIELSFQNIRKKSLYEAVEIIISKFLKRDENSKIQSSATAYVQYFLDIVLERDVRNQAGISDFLNYWNKNSEKFSIPSPEGTNAVRIMTIHKSKGLEFPIVIMPFAEEDYNRKPKDKLWLNSEEQDFDMPKVLVDNSSAIEEFGEEASAVYNLKKQEELLDNINVLYVALTRAEEQLYVISQNVKPRKDGEYPSNMASFFIKYLIQQGLYDENQLEYKFGDQTKLSEKTKHIDTSKNIPVVSDVLNPKNIKIAQREALMWGTHQQEAIEFGNVIHEILSFVATKSDVELAINKAIENGLITIFQKDIVHNAIIEIVNHRDLLDHFAEGNEVLNEKTIIQKEGGTVKPDRIVINRAKEVFLLDYKTGFPNPKYKYQLENYQMAIEKMGFKVLKKALVYIGVEIDVVHL
- a CDS encoding superoxide dismutase: MAFELPQLPYAYDALEPHIDARTMEIHHSKHHNAYTTNLNAAIAGTDLEGKTIENILINLDKTNAAVRNNGGGFYNHNLFWTVMSPNGGGLPTGELLEAIESSFGTFEEFKAKFAKAGATQFGSGWAWLCVQKGGKLDICGTPNQDNPLMPEVGCGGTPILGMDVWEHAYYLHYQNRRPDYIEAFFNVINWTEVSRRFALEK